The Sporolituus thermophilus DSM 23256 nucleotide sequence ACCCAGCAGGCACAGCCGACGACAATGGCGCATTACCTTATGGCCATGCTTGATTCGCTCGGACGGGACTATAAGCGCTTGACGGCGGCGCTTGACACGGTCAACCAAAGCCCGTTGGGCGCAGCGGCAATTACCACTTCCGGTTTCGCGATCAACCGGCAAAGGATGGCTGAACTGCTTGGTTTTGACGGCTTTATCGAAAATTCATATGATGCTATTGCCGGCGGCGATTATTTAGGGGAAACAGCATTGGCTCTCAAAATGTCCATGATTAGTTTAGGCCGATATATTAGCGATTTTCTGCAGTGGTCTACCCAGGAGTTTGGCGCGGTGACGGCCGCCGAGCCTTATGTGCAGATAAGTTCAATTATGCCGCAAAAACGTAACCCGGTATCTTTTGAGCATATTCGTTCGCTCGCCTCTAGTGTGACCGGGCTTTGTGAAACAGTTTTGACCATGTTGCACAATACGCCGTTTGGCGATATCGTCGACACCGAAGATGACATGCAGCCGTACCTTTGGAAAGCTCTTACAACTGCGACGCAGCTTTATCGGCTAACGGCGGCGGTAATCGGCACGATGACGGTAAACAGCGATGTTTTGTTGGCCAGAGCCCGCGAAAGCTTTGCTACCGTTACCGAACTTGCGGACACACTGGTTAGAGAGTGCGGGATATCTTTCCGGCAAGCGCATGCGGTGGTGCAAAAGGCGGTCAAGACAGCACTTGCGGCGAAAATCGGTGTGCGCCGGATTGATGCCCGGCTGGTGGCAGCCGCTGCGGAGGAGGTATTGGGGAAAGCCATCGCTGTAAATGATGAAATGATATCGCAGGCGCTTGATCCGGTAAACTTTGTTATGCGCCGGTGTTTGCCCGGTGGACCGGCGCCTGTCGAGGTGGAACGGATGATAAACAAGCGCCGGCCGATACTGGCAGCTAACAAAGCTGCAGTGATCGATATTCAGCTGCGGATAAAGAAGGCATTGGAGTGGTTGGATGAAGTTGGGCACAGCTGGAGCGAAAAAGCATGAAGGTTTAATATTAGCCGTTGATGGCGGTGCAACCAATTGTCGGGCGGTGCTGTGCACGACTGACGGTGATGTACTGGGTAGCGGCCGTAGCGGACCGTGCAATTACCAGAATGTAGGAATAACAGTCGCAATAAGAAGCTTGGAGGAAGCGATTGGAAAAGCGCTAGCACCGTCCAGGCAGAAACGCAAGTTGAAGGCGGCCGTGTTTGGCCTTGCTGGTCTTGATACCCGCAAGGATTATCGCCTAGTTTCTGACGCCGTTGCCAGAATGCTGGCGCGTTTGGGCATAGAAAGCGAAGAAACGATTGTTGACAATGATGGAATAATTAGCTTACTTGGTGCCATTGGTCATGAGAATGGCGTTTTGGTTATTGCCGGAACAGGTTCGATAGCATGCGGAATTACTAAGCAAGGGAACCGTTCAAGAGCAGGGGGATGGGGATATCTTCTTGATGATGCCGGCAGTGGCTATGCCATCGGCAAAGCGGCGTTGACGCATGTCATGTACGTTTACGACGGACGGGAAAGGGAATCCGGTGTTGTAAAGGCGATATTGGACCAGCTGGCGTTTGCAGATCCGGAAGATATTGTCGACTGGGTATATAGTTCGAGCTTTTCCGTTGACCAAGTTGCTGCCTTAGCTCCTGTTGTTTGCCGTTTGGCCGAGGAGGGCGATTGGAAAGCGCGCGGCATTGTGATGGATGCGGTGTTAAGCTTAAAACAGCTCGCCATGTCAGTTATCAATCGCCTCGGTCTTCGCCAGACGCCTTTTTATTTGTTGTTGTCAGGCGGGGTGTTGCAAAAAGCGACTTTTTTGCGCGCTATGCTGATTGATGTAATAAGAACAGAATGTCCGCAGGCGGAATTTGTCGACGCGCAATACCCCCCAATCTGTGGTAGCGTTTTGCGGGCGCTAATGTATGAAGATATTGATCATCGTAAGGTATTGGCTCGGCTAAACAGCCAGCTTTTTGACATTAAATAACATAAATGTTACTTGAATGGTTTTATGGGGGGAGCAGAGGCATGGAGTATATATATACGAGCGACTACCAGGCCATGAGCCAAATGGCTGCCCGGTGGGTGGCACGGGAAGTGTTGCGTAATCCAGCTTTAGTCCTTGGCCTGCCAACAGGGGAAACGCCGATCGGTATGTATAGATATTTGATCCGTTTAGTGGAAGAAGGGTTAATAAGTTTTGCCGAAACGTGTACTTTTAATTTGGATGAGTATGTAGGCCTGGGGCCGGATCACCCGCAAAGCTACGCAATGTATATGAAAGCTCATTTTTGGATTAAAGCTGGGCTAAAGCCGGAAAACATCAATATTCCTAATGGGATTGCTCCTGACCTTGCCGAAGAATGCCGCCGATACGACGCGAAAATTGAACAGGCGGGCGGGATTGATCTGCAAATACTGGGTCTTGGTCTAAACGGTCATATCGGCTTTAATGAACCTTCGCACAATCTTGCGATACGGACGCATGTAGTCGACCTAACGCCCGAAACCATCAAAGCCAATGCGCGCTTTTTTTCCAGTATGGACTTGGTGCCACGACAGGCAATCACCATGGGCATTGGCACAATCATGCAAGCGCGCAAAATACTGCTGTTAGTCAGCGGCGATAATAAAAAAGAAATATTGCGCAAGGCGGTGTACGGCGAAGTCAGCACGATTGTTCCCGCCAGCATTTTGCAATTGCATAGGGATGTGACGATAATTACCGATATCAAGATTTGAATAGTACGGCTACCCCCAACCCCTTGATATAGAAGGGTTGGGAACAATGTCACAAGTTAAACACACCAATGATAATTACATATTGAATAATAATTGAGAATTTGGTATCATTAAATTAAAATTGATTCCTTTTTTCATTTGCGCCGTAAATTAAATATACTTATGCGGCAAATGTATATGCGGGGCGGATTGGATGGGAATTTGTTCCTATACAAAAAGCCGGGATACAAGCCGTGGAGTTTACGGTCTATTGCCGGAAAGGTAATGGGCGCTTAGTAGTCTACACCTGGTTTGTTTTGAATAATCAAAACAAACCAGGTGTTCTTTATTTTCAACACTATGAACTACTTCACGTAGTATTGAAAACCACCAAAATTATCACCAGTAGCTTAGATAAAGAGGTGATAACTTTTTATGTTTTATTAATGTATATAATGCACTGTATATTGTGTACAACCATGACTATTCGTTCTGCTATTTAACATAATTGAAGGGAGGGAGAACAATGGACATTTATAGCTATGCTGCTTTTGCTTATGGAATTACAGCCGCTATTTCCTTAGCCACGGTTGGTCTGATACTAATAATTAACAACCTTGTAAACCGCATTTAAAATGATCGAGGAGGGTTATTTATCATTGTTTTGGTAAAAATCTGGCTGTCCGTTTTTATACCTTGGGGATTTAAGCGTTGATTAAGAAAGCTTAATAGTTGATCCATATATAATTCGATGTCAGGGGAGTGTCCGGCAATCTGTGTAAATGGAATAATCTAACAATAATTTGTGCATAATAATAATGCTTTTATTCACACGCAGGATAGGGCAACGCTGGGGAGCGACCCGAGCGGCGAGTGAGGTTTGGCAGGGCGGATTCCTATAGGAGCCGCCTTTTACTGCCGCCCTGGAAAACAAAAGCGATAAACCCCGGGGGTCCGGGGGCAGAGCCCCTGGGCTATATAGCCATTTTACCCTGTAGCCGATCCTCAAAGAAGATCATCAACTGTCCGAATATTATTCCCCAGTTTCGGATCGGCATACTCCATTTCTTGGATATTTCCTGCACTGACATATAGACTGATTTCCTAACCGCATCGTCCGTCGGGTATATCGTCTTGGTCTTGGTGAACTTGCGTAACATCCGATGGAAGCCCTCCACCGCGTTTGTGGTGTATATCAGTGTACGGACCTCCTGCGGGTACTTGAAATAGGTGGACAGCTCCGCCCAGTTTGCGTCCCATGATTTAAGGATTTGCGGGTATTTCCTGCCCCACTTTTCACGAAACTCCTCCAGTCGGTATTCTGCATCCTCCAACGTCGGCGCTCCGTACACCTTCTTTAAATCCGCCATGACCGGCTTTATGTCCTTGTACGGCACGTATTTTGTGGAGTTGCGGATCTGGTGTATCACGCACAGCTGCTGCTCCGTTTTGGGGAAAACCGTCTCAATGGCGTTCGAGAACCCGCTAAGGTTGTCGCGACATGCGATGAAGATATCTTCCACGCCCCGGTTTTTCAACTCGTTGCATACGGTAACCCAGAAGCTCGCACTTTCGTTTTCTGACAGCCATATCCCCAGTATTTCCTTACGCCCTTCAAGATTGATCCCCAAGACGGAGTAAAGGCACTTATTGACAACACGGCTGTCCTTGCGTACTTTAAACATGATCCCGTCTAAGAAGACGATTGGATATATAGCATCGAGAGGCCGCGACTGCCATTCAACGACAGCCGGCATAAGTTTGTCAGTGATCCGGCTAATGAGGCTCGCTGAGGCTTCTACCCCGTATATATCGCGGAGGTGATCCTCAATATCACGGGTGGACATACCTTTGGCGTACATGGCCATAACCCTCGCTTCGATGTCGTCAGTGCGTGTCTGCCTTTTTTCGATGGCCTGCGGCTCAAAGGTGCCGTTTCGGTCGCGCGGAACCTTGATTTCGCTCTCGCCCCATTCGCTTTTTATTGTCTTTTTGCCGTAACCGTTGCGGCTATTGCCACTGTTATTTCCCAAAACGCTGTGCTTTTCATAACCCAGATGCTCGTCCATTTCGGCTTCAAGCATTTTTTCTAGCGCTCCGGAAAACAAATTCTTGAGTTTCGCCGTCAGCTCGGCGGGTGTTGTACAGCCTTCGCAGATCAGTGCTGCGAGCTGTATTTCCTTTTCGTTTAACTGTGTCATGGTGATATCTCCCTTTCATCATTCTATTGGAGATTATTGCCATTTACACAGTTTAGAATACATTCTCGATGTCAGGGATTGCTTCAATCGGAATATTATTTATTTCGCGGACACGCTCGATTAGTTCGGTTAAGTTAATTTTTTTCATTGAAATGCTGCACCTCGTTTGGTTTTATAGTCGCAGGATCAGTCTGACTTATCAGTTTCTTTTTTTTGGCGCGTAAACATTTTCGCCGCCGCTTACAACATTACCTGTTATAACACCCCAATAATCTCAATAACGAGTATACGCGTTTTTTCTAAAGGGAATATTTTCCATATTTTCGTTGTTTTTCTCCAGTTGACACGTAATGTACTTGCTGCTACACTTTAGTAGGAATTTAAATAAAGAAACTGTAGAGTAGAGGCGCGATAACTAAGAGTACCAAAGACTTTTGAGCAAATGGGTCTTTGCGAAAGGAGTTGTCGCCGAAGTCTGGGAAAATTGCTCGGTTTTCCCAGGCTGGGTCTGGGTCGAATAGGCACAGAACTGTCACCGAAATGTTTATTTCGGTGGAGCGCTATCTCAGAACTACGTTGGCTCTAAGGCCCAAGAATGCCTTTGAACAGGTGCTGAGATATCTCCTCGGTACCTGTTTTTTGTTTTGATAAAGATTAAAGAAGGAGGACAGAACATTATGAAGAGCAAGCCGCGACCTGAGTTAAAAAAAGGGCTGGGGTTGGCCGCGGCCACCGCGCTGGTCATGGGCAACATGATTGGCTCAGGTATTTTTATGATGCCGAACACGCTTGCCAACAGCGCTGGCCCTGGGGCTTCGCTCCTGGCCTGGGCCTTTACCGGCATCGGATCCATCCTGCTCGCGTTGACATTCGCCAATCTAGGCTCCCGATACCCGCAAACCGGCGGCCCGTACGCATTCTCCAAAATGGCCTTTGGTGAGTTTACCGGCTTTATCAATGCCTGGTCATACTGGATTGGGGCTATTATCGGCAATGCTGCTATTTTAACGGCTTTCGCCAGCTATTTATCCTTTTTCTTCCCGATCGTTAAAGAAAATGGGCTTGTGGCCTTTACTATTACATCTTTTCTGCTGTGGTTTTTCACGTTAATTAATATTAAAGG carries:
- the nagB gene encoding glucosamine-6-phosphate deaminase — its product is MEYIYTSDYQAMSQMAARWVAREVLRNPALVLGLPTGETPIGMYRYLIRLVEEGLISFAETCTFNLDEYVGLGPDHPQSYAMYMKAHFWIKAGLKPENINIPNGIAPDLAEECRRYDAKIEQAGGIDLQILGLGLNGHIGFNEPSHNLAIRTHVVDLTPETIKANARFFSSMDLVPRQAITMGIGTIMQARKILLLVSGDNKKEILRKAVYGEVSTIVPASILQLHRDVTIITDIKI
- the argH gene encoding argininosuccinate lyase, yielding MHFRQKIFAREGRSFPGRIYAETVLAPAYEEAKAHLFKPMMAVNKAQLIMLVEQGLVKQSDACRIMKAILNVTDDRIQRTTYTGKFEDLFFQVEHLLIEEAGEIAGNLHLGRSRNDMGVAMYRMAIREKLLEALAALVELKETVLEVADEHKLTIMLGYTHTQQAQPTTMAHYLMAMLDSLGRDYKRLTAALDTVNQSPLGAAAITTSGFAINRQRMAELLGFDGFIENSYDAIAGGDYLGETALALKMSMISLGRYISDFLQWSTQEFGAVTAAEPYVQISSIMPQKRNPVSFEHIRSLASSVTGLCETVLTMLHNTPFGDIVDTEDDMQPYLWKALTTATQLYRLTAAVIGTMTVNSDVLLARARESFATVTELADTLVRECGISFRQAHAVVQKAVKTALAAKIGVRRIDARLVAAAAEEVLGKAIAVNDEMISQALDPVNFVMRRCLPGGPAPVEVERMINKRRPILAANKAAVIDIQLRIKKALEWLDEVGHSWSEKA
- a CDS encoding IS256 family transposase, yielding MTQLNEKEIQLAALICEGCTTPAELTAKLKNLFSGALEKMLEAEMDEHLGYEKHSVLGNNSGNSRNGYGKKTIKSEWGESEIKVPRDRNGTFEPQAIEKRQTRTDDIEARVMAMYAKGMSTRDIEDHLRDIYGVEASASLISRITDKLMPAVVEWQSRPLDAIYPIVFLDGIMFKVRKDSRVVNKCLYSVLGINLEGRKEILGIWLSENESASFWVTVCNELKNRGVEDIFIACRDNLSGFSNAIETVFPKTEQQLCVIHQIRNSTKYVPYKDIKPVMADLKKVYGAPTLEDAEYRLEEFREKWGRKYPQILKSWDANWAELSTYFKYPQEVRTLIYTTNAVEGFHRMLRKFTKTKTIYPTDDAVRKSVYMSVQEISKKWSMPIRNWGIIFGQLMIFFEDRLQGKMAI
- a CDS encoding N-acetylglucosamine kinase, giving the protein MKLGTAGAKKHEGLILAVDGGATNCRAVLCTTDGDVLGSGRSGPCNYQNVGITVAIRSLEEAIGKALAPSRQKRKLKAAVFGLAGLDTRKDYRLVSDAVARMLARLGIESEETIVDNDGIISLLGAIGHENGVLVIAGTGSIACGITKQGNRSRAGGWGYLLDDAGSGYAIGKAALTHVMYVYDGRERESGVVKAILDQLAFADPEDIVDWVYSSSFSVDQVAALAPVVCRLAEEGDWKARGIVMDAVLSLKQLAMSVINRLGLRQTPFYLLLSGGVLQKATFLRAMLIDVIRTECPQAEFVDAQYPPICGSVLRALMYEDIDHRKVLARLNSQLFDIK
- a CDS encoding DUF1836 domain-containing protein — its product is MIPFTQIAGHSPDIELYMDQLLSFLNQRLNPQGIKTDSQIFTKTMINNPPRSF